The genomic region AGGACCCGGACCACGCAGCGGGGGGTGTAGAACTGGCCGCCCTTTTTGCCCTCGGCGCTGGCGAACTGGGCGAGGAAATATTCGTAGACGCGGCCTAGGATGTCTTTGGAGCGGTTTTCCTTGTCGCCGAGACCGATGGTGCCGATGAGGTCGATGAGCTCGCCCAGGCGCTGTTTGTCGAGGGCCGGGCGGGCGTAATCTTTGGGGAGGACGCCCTTCAGGACGGGGTTTTCCTTCTCGATGGCCTCCATGGCGTCGTCGATGTAGACGCCGATCTGGGGCTGTTTGGCGTTGTTCTGGAGATGGCTCCAGCGGGCCTTCTTGGGGACCCAGAAGATGTTGTCGGCGATGTATTCGTCACGGTCCTCGATGACGCCGTAGCGGTCCTCTTCTTCCTTGGCGTAATACTCGCTGGCGGGGTCTGAGGCGAGGCGTTCCAGCTCGCGGCGCTTCTCCTCGAACGCGTCGGAGATGTACTTGAGGAAGATGAGGCCGAGGACGACGTGCTTGTACTCTGCGGCGTCCATATGGCCCCGGAGCTTGTCGGCTGCCTGCCAGAGCTTCTCCTCGAACCCCAACCGGGCGCCGTTGTCCTGCCTGGCCGGTCTGGTGGTCTTGTTACGCGGCATAGGTCCCCTTTCCATGCGGTCCAACCGTGGTCTGTACCGGCTTGTGTAGAGGTTTCCCCCCTACCAACTACAACATTAGTCGACTAGACATTCAGAGTCAAGCGCGGGGCGCGCCTGGCGGGGGTGCCAGGCAAGCGAGGACTTTCTGTCGTGGTCGCACTTGACAGACAACGCAGCTCAAAGCATGACTTGACAGCAGTACGAATAGTATGTATAATATGAATATTGCAGGCGCCCTTATTACAATATATAAGGTAGATAGGAAAAAGCGGTGCGATTTTCAGTCCTCTGCGCTGGCCATGGTGGTCGGCTCGAAATAGAAGGAACAACGAAAATGAACGAAGCCGAGAACAGAATGAAACGTGGAAAGGTGGATTTTCTCAAGGTTGATGGAGTGGCCGAGATGCTCGACTGCTCCGTTCGCAGCGTCTACCGGCTGGCGGACGCGGGAAAGCTGCCCCGGCCTGTCCGACTGGGCGGCATGGTGCGGTGGAACAGCGCAGACCTTGAAGCGTGGGTGGCCGGCGGCTGCCGCCCGGTTCGGTGAAAGGAGGATGACTATGAGTCTGACGAGTTTCTTGTATGAGATGTCTGGTTTCTGGTTCAAACGAAACGAGCGACGCTGTCGCAAGCCGAGTATCGCTGATCTGAATAACGCGCACCTTGCAGGGTGCTCGTCATTGAGCGTAGCGATGACAGAGGGTCCCGGAACGGAATGTCCCTGCTTCCGATGCCCGTTCGGCTTGCGGCGAAACGTCGCCGACCTACGTAACGGAGAAACAAAATGAATCGATGCGCAAGACAAAACAGCTGGATGGACTCTGCAGAAGTGCAGGACCTGTGGAACACAACCGAGGCGGCTCGGGACTACAGCCCGGTTCCCGCTGGAACGTATACAGTCGACCTGGTTGAAGTCAGTCGCGACACCACCCGAAACGGCAACCCGTGCGTTAACCTGGAGCTCCAAATCCGCGAAGGGGAATATGCGAGACGCTTCATTCGCTATTCGCTGTTCCTCACTCCCAAGGCCACGGCCTACGCCAAACGCGAACTGGGAAAGATTGGCGTGACGAGGCTGGAGCAACTCGACTCACCCCCACCCAAAGGCATCCGTTGCAGTGTTGCTGTCAGCAAGCAGACGGAAGACGGTGGCCGACACAAGAGCAAGGTCACGGCCTTCGAATTCCTTGGCATTGATGCTGCTGACGAGGACGGCAAGGAAGCGCAGGGCGATGAGGGTGGTGCAATCGAGGCGCCAGGCGAAGCCGAAGTCCACGAGGACGACTGTCCCGAGAGTGACATGGATGATCCGCTCTTTGCGGAGACGAACCAAAAGGAGGGCTCATGATGAAAGACCACACCTACGGTTTTCGGATCGTGGGTCCGTGTTCAGGCGTGCGGCGATGCGTAATCGCCGCCGCCGCCCTCACGGCTTACGCCGAATGCAACGAGCGCCTGAACCTGGGCCAGGAGGCGTACCTCTCCCATTTTCAGTTTGACGGCGCCTTCCGAGAACATCTGAATCGCACCAGGTCCGTAAAGGGATTTACGGGCTCCTGCTGGGCTTCTTGGATCTGGTTCGACATTGACGCTGCTGACGATCTGGCAGAAGCGCTGGTCCGCACCAGGCGCCTCATTACGACCATAAGTGACGCCTTCTCGTTTGTCGAGAATGCGATGTTGGTCTTTTTCAGCGGTGCTAAGGGCTTCCACGTGGCAATCCCCACAGCTGCCTGGAACCCGGAGCCCTCAGAGGACTTCAACCGCATCGCCCGAAGGTTCTGCGAGACCGTGGCCGAGAAGGCGGGTATCGCCATTGATTCCGCCATCTACGACAAGGTGCGGCCATTCCGGGCCCCGAACACCCGGCATCCTAAGACGGGTCTGCACAAACGCCATATTGGATTCGACGGGTGCATGCAAATGAGCATTGAAGCGATTCTGAAACTCGCGGAAGCTCCCGAGTCCTTTGAACTGCCCCCTCTCGACACAACCTTGTGTGATTGGGAACTTGGTGCCGCGTGGCGTCAGGCCGAAGAAGAGGTCAGGAAAGCCGCTCGTAGCAGGGTTGAACACCCAGGGCAGGGTCAAGAGCAACCTGAGGGACTCAGTCGATGGACCATGGAGTTTATTCGCCGCGGTGCAGTCGAAGGCGAACGTGCGAATCGCTTGTTTCAGGCGGCCGCCAACCTGGCGGAATATGGCTGCTCTGACCGACTCGCTCATGCGATCCTCACCGAGCCCGCGTTGGACTCTGGACTCTGCCCCAGTGAGGTCCGCCGCCAGATCGAATGCGGATTGGAGAGGGGGCGCCGTGGGTGATACCAAATACTCTGTCGCCAGCGACCTTCTGGATGCCTGGTATGAGAACCTCTTGTCTGGGGAGCCCCCAGTGCGGTTCAGGGTACACGATGGCGCGCTCAACATATTCGAACTTGCCCCTGGTCTGATCACGCTCCTGGGCGGCCCTCCCGGTATTGGCAAAACGGCTTTCTCGATGCAGTGCATCATTCACTCATTGAGATATCACGAAGACCTGCGTGTGGCAGTGTGCAACGTGGAGATGTCGCCCGAGTCGCTTCTGGAACGGGCTCTAGCCCACGTCTCGGGCGTGCCTCTCACGCGTATCCGAGACCGGCAGGTCAAAGATGAAGAAGTGCAGGAGCGGCTGAGTGCCGGCATGGAGATTCTCAAGGCTGTGGCCCCGCGTCTATGCTTTATTCGTCCGCCACTCGAGATCTGGAACGTCTTGACGGCGGCGAAAGACTTCGAAGCGGGCCTGCTGGTTGTTGACTACATCCAGCGCCTGAGGGTTGAAGGTCAAGAATATGGGTCGCGTGGACAGGTTGACGAGACGATGGCCATCCTGCGTAGGGCCGCCCTTGGAGGGCTGGGCATCCTTGCCGTGTCGGCGATATCCAGAAACAAGGGAGCCAATGGCGGTAGCGGATATGACCCGGACGCAATGGGCCTCGCAAGTTTTCGAGAATCATCGGAACTGGAGTATGGGGCAGACTCGGCATATGTCCTCGTGCCTGCGGATGGCCTGGACGACCAAGTGATGCTCAAGGGGCTCAAAAATCGCCATGGCGAAACGCGCAGCATTTCAATGCATTTCCAGAAGAAGGTGCAGCGCTTTTTGACACTTGATGAGACTGCGGCAGTGGGCTCGGAGCCAACAGCACAGAAGTCGAAGTTGGAGCAAGCCCAAGAACTCTGGAATAACAGAGCCGGGGGAGATAAGAACACATGAATACACAATCCTCACTTGCAGGGTGCGCACTGCTTCCGCCTCTGGAGGAAACGGAGCCAGCGCCTACACAGCATGCTTTGCCGAAGAAGGGAAAGGCTAAACGTAATCCCTCGGAGCGGTTCAAGCTGCTGAACACATTCGTGGACTTCAGCATACGACATCTGAAAGAGTCTGAAATCAAAGTCTGGCTTGTGCTGTATCGGGACACCAAGGAAGGGGTGGCTAAAACGTCCCAGACCGACATTGCCAGGCGAGGCGGCGTAAGCCGCGTCACTGTGACGCGTGCAATCAAGCGACTGGAAAAGCGCGGTCTTGTGCAGGTGGTGCGCCGAGGCGGGGTGAATCGTGGCGTATCCAGTTATCGTGTATTCGGACAGCTTCCCGAAGCATGTATAAGGCGTGATACATGACCATGTATAAGCCGAGTGCAAAAACCGGTATCGCAATAGTGATACATATCCCATAAGGGACCAGCGAGCGGCCTCTTGATGGTCCGGCCGCTCGCCCCTTGACAAGAGGCAAAGGATATGGTAAAAGTTATTACCATGAGAAGGCAAGACAAACATGGAAACATGTCCGAGATGCTGAGGGAGGCATTGGAAGCGGCCCCTTCCCTGCGCGCCGTGGAGCGCGCCACGGGGGTCAAGCGGCAGTCGCTGGCGAAATTCATGCGTCAGGAACAGTCTCTCCGGCTCGACATGGCCGACCGTGTGGCGGAATACTTTGGTATAGTCTGCATGAAGAAGGAGAAGTAGTCGTGGGTGCAGTCTACAAAAAGAAATACACCAAGCCTTTGCCGGAGGGCGCGGAAACCTTCACGCGGAAAGGCCAGCGGTTCGGAAGGTGGCGTGACCGTGCGGGCAAGGTGCGGACCGCCTCAATCACTCAAGGCACGGACGGCACGCCGCGTATTGTCATTGAATCTGCCACGTATACCGCCAAATATCGGGATGCCTCGGGGAAAGTCGTCGAAGTGGCCACGGGGTGCCGTTCGAAGGAT from Candidatus Hydrogenedentota bacterium harbors:
- a CDS encoding helix-turn-helix domain-containing protein, translating into MNEAENRMKRGKVDFLKVDGVAEMLDCSVRSVYRLADAGKLPRPVRLGGMVRWNSADLEAWVAGGCRPVR
- a CDS encoding DUF669 domain-containing protein, which produces MNRCARQNSWMDSAEVQDLWNTTEAARDYSPVPAGTYTVDLVEVSRDTTRNGNPCVNLELQIREGEYARRFIRYSLFLTPKATAYAKRELGKIGVTRLEQLDSPPPKGIRCSVAVSKQTEDGGRHKSKVTAFEFLGIDAADEDGKEAQGDEGGAIEAPGEAEVHEDDCPESDMDDPLFAETNQKEGS
- a CDS encoding DNA primase; this encodes MMKDHTYGFRIVGPCSGVRRCVIAAAALTAYAECNERLNLGQEAYLSHFQFDGAFREHLNRTRSVKGFTGSCWASWIWFDIDAADDLAEALVRTRRLITTISDAFSFVENAMLVFFSGAKGFHVAIPTAAWNPEPSEDFNRIARRFCETVAEKAGIAIDSAIYDKVRPFRAPNTRHPKTGLHKRHIGFDGCMQMSIEAILKLAEAPESFELPPLDTTLCDWELGAAWRQAEEEVRKAARSRVEHPGQGQEQPEGLSRWTMEFIRRGAVEGERANRLFQAAANLAEYGCSDRLAHAILTEPALDSGLCPSEVRRQIECGLERGRRG
- a CDS encoding DnaB-like helicase C-terminal domain-containing protein, which produces MRSSPSPRWTLDSAPVRSAARSNADWRGGAVGDTKYSVASDLLDAWYENLLSGEPPVRFRVHDGALNIFELAPGLITLLGGPPGIGKTAFSMQCIIHSLRYHEDLRVAVCNVEMSPESLLERALAHVSGVPLTRIRDRQVKDEEVQERLSAGMEILKAVAPRLCFIRPPLEIWNVLTAAKDFEAGLLVVDYIQRLRVEGQEYGSRGQVDETMAILRRAALGGLGILAVSAISRNKGANGGSGYDPDAMGLASFRESSELEYGADSAYVLVPADGLDDQVMLKGLKNRHGETRSISMHFQKKVQRFLTLDETAAVGSEPTAQKSKLEQAQELWNNRAGGDKNT
- a CDS encoding MarR family transcriptional regulator, with amino-acid sequence MNTQSSLAGCALLPPLEETEPAPTQHALPKKGKAKRNPSERFKLLNTFVDFSIRHLKESEIKVWLVLYRDTKEGVAKTSQTDIARRGGVSRVTVTRAIKRLEKRGLVQVVRRGGVNRGVSSYRVFGQLPEACIRRDT
- a CDS encoding helix-turn-helix transcriptional regulator, whose product is MVKVITMRRQDKHGNMSEMLREALEAAPSLRAVERATGVKRQSLAKFMRQEQSLRLDMADRVAEYFGIVCMKKEK